ATCCTGGGCCCGACAGGGTTCTCTGTGCGATGCTGTCCGGGGCAGGTCTGGTCGAGGAATCTTAAGATTCCGGAACAACTGTGTCCGGACACAGTGCACCCCGCCGCAACTCGCAGGACCCATCGGGGTTGGCAACGGCCACAGCCGGTATCGCCGGCGCGGGCCAACGCCGGGATGCTGTCTCGGAACAGGCTCTAAAACCGCGCAAGCCGATTCAACGAGGCCTGCTGCCGATTTTCCGTCGGACAATCCCGACCGGAGGCTGTTTCATCAGGGCTTGTTGCGTCGCGCGACGGATTTTCCCCGGACAGGAGTGGTCCGGACACAGTCCTTTCCGCTGGAGGGTTTATCAGCACCCTGCTAGCGCTCGCCCTTGCGGTACGGCAGGCCCAGGGCCACAGGCGCCGAATGCTCACCGTGGGCCGTACGCCGGCCCGCGAGCAAGGCCAGGATGGTGGCCAGATAGGGCAGCATCTTGAGGAAGTTCGGCGGCACCCAGGCCTGGAAGAGGTACTGCGCCGCGTCGATGCCCCCGAAGAGCAAGGCCCCGAGCACGGCGCGGCGCGGATCCCAGCCCGCGAAGATGGTCAAGGCGATGACGATCCAGCCTCGCCCCGCGGTCATGCCCTCGATCCAGGACGGGATGTAGACCAAGGAGAGGTAGCCCCCCGCCAGCCCGGCCAAAGTCCCGCCCGCGGCCACGCAGAGGAACCGCACCCGGGCCACGTCCACTCCGGCCGCGTCCGCGGCCAGCGGGTTCTCCCCCACCGAGCGCACCGTGATGCCCCAGCGCGTGCGCCAGAGCAGAAAGGAGATCGCCGCGGTCAAAAGCAGGGCCAGGTAGAACACCGGGTCCTGGCGGAAGAAAGCCGGGCCCAGAAGCGGGATGTCGCCCAAGAGCGGCAGCTGGCACGCCCCGAACCTGGCCGCCAGCGGAGTACCCACATAGCTCCGCCCCCACACGCCGCTGAGGCCCAGCCCCAGCATGGTCAGCGCGATTCCGGAGACGATCTGGTTGGCCTTGAGCGCGACCGTGACCACGGCATGGACCACGGACAGGGCGGCTCCCGCCGCCGCGGCCGCGGCCAGGCCCAGCCAAGGCGAGCCCGTGGCCGCCGCGGTCCCGAACCCCGCCACCGCGCCGACCGCCATCATCCCCTCGACCCCCAGGTTGAGCACGCCCGCGCGCTCGGCGCAGATCTCGCCCAAGGTCCCCAGCAGCAGAGGCGTGCCGGCCGCGCAGCTGCGCGAGAGCGTGTCCGCCCAGAGCCCCGCGTTCACGCGCCCGCCTCGGCGCGCCAGCGCGGCCGGTAGCGCAGGAAGAACTCTCCCGCGATGAGGCACATGAGGATGATGCCGTTGAACAGGTTGATGGCCGAGCCCGGCAGGTGCATGGAGGTCTGGATGGCGTCGCCGCCTACGAGGATGCCGCCGAAGAAGAGCGCCGCCGGCAAGACGAGCAAGGGGTCGAGCCGCGCCACCCAGGCCACGATGATGGCGGAGTAGCCGTAGCCCGAGGAGATGCTCCAGGGGTAGGTCAGGTGGTGGTGGATGCCGGCCACCTCGCCGGTCCCGGCCAGCCCGGCCAGGCCGCCGCTCAGGGCCATGACCAGGACCGCGGTGCGGCGCGGGTCCATGCCCGCGTAGCGCGCCGCGACCGGGTTGCCCCCCATGACGCGGATCTCGAAGCCCATCTTGGTCCGGGTCAACAGCCAATGGGCCGCGGGGGCCAGAAGCGCGGCCAGGACCATCGTCGGCCAATGGATGCGCGTTGCGCCCAGCACGGGCAAAGTCGCGGCCGCGCTGAAGTTGTTGGTGTATGGGAAGCCGAACTGCTGGCGCCCTTTCCAAGGGCCGTAGACCAGGTACTGCACCAGCTCCGCGCAGATGTAGTTGAGCATGAGCGAGCTGATGACCTCGTTGACCCGGAAGCGAGCCTTCAGCCAGCCCGGGACCGCCCCGCAAGCGGCCCCACCGGCGAAGCCGGCGAGGAAGAGCAGGGGGATCATGAGCCAGGCCGGCAGCGCGTCCGGGGCCGCCAGGGCCAGGCCGGTCGCGGCCACGGCCCCGCAGAGCAGCTGCCCCTCGGCGCCGATGTTCCACATGCGCCCCTGGAAAGCCAGGCACAAGCCCGTGCCGGCCAGGGCCAAAGGGATGGCCTTGGTCACGGTCTCGCCCCAGCCGTAGAGGCTGCCGAAGGAGCCGGCAAAGATGCGGGTCAGGGCCGAAACGGGGTTGACACCCATGAAGGCGAAGGACACGGACGCCAGGAGCACGCCCGCGGCCAGAGCCGCCAGGGTCACCGCCGCGGCGCGCCGCGGGGTGGCCAGGTGCTCGCAGGGCACGAAGCCCAGCCTAGGCACGCGCGACTCCGCCCATCATCAGCATGAGCTCGCGGCGCTCCAGGCCCCGGTTGTCCAGAACCGCCATGAACCTCCCCTCGAACATGACCGCCACGCGGTCCGCGAGGAGCAGGATCTCGTCGAGGTCCTCGCCGATGAGCAGCACGGCGCTGCCTTGGGCTTTCTTCTCCAGCAGCTTGCGCCGCACGAGCTCGCAGGCGCCCAGGTCGAGGCCGTAGGTCGGGTGGACCGCCACGATGAGGGCCGGTTCGCCCTCGCTCTCCCGGGCCAGGATGAGCTTCTGGATGTTGCCTCCGGACATGCTCTCGGCCGCGGCGTCCGGCGACGGAGGCCGGATGTCGTACTCCCGTATGCGGGAGGCCGCGCGGGCGCGCGCCGCTCCCGGGTCGAAGCTCCCGCCGCGCCCGAACTCCGGCCGCCGGTAGCCGGTCAAGGCCAGGTTCTCCGCGACCGTGAGGCCGGCCACGATGCCCACGCACAGGCGCTCCTCCGGGATATGGCGCACGCCCCGGGCCCGGAGTTCGGCCGGGCTGAGGTCCCGGGCCGGCCGTCCTCCGAGGCTGATGCTCCCGGCCGAGGCGGGCCGCAGTCCGGTGAGCGCCTCCGCGAGCTCCCGCTGCCCGTTGCCCGAGATGCCGGCCACGCCGAAGACCTCGCCCCGCCGGATGGAGAAATCCACGCCCCGCACCGCGTCGCCGCCCATGTCGCCGGGGACCCTCAGGCCCGAGACGGCCAGGACCTCCGGCCCCGGGGCCCGCGGGGCCGGGGCGGGCGGCGCTTCGGCGGGGGCCTCGCGGAGCATGAGGGCGGCCAGGTCCTCCTGGGTGGTCTGGGCCGCGACCAAGCTGGCCGCGACCTTGCCGCGGCGGAGCACGGTCACGCTGGTGCAGAGCTCCATCACCTCTTCGAGCTTGTGGGTGATGTAGACGATCATCCGGCCCTCGGCCGCCATCTTCTTGAGGACGACGAAGAGCTCGGCCGCCTCCGAGTCGGTCAGCACGGAGGTGGGTTCGTCGAGGATGAGGGCCTGCGCCCCGCGCACCAGGGCCTTGAGGATCTCGACCCTCTGGCGCTGGCCGGCCGAAAGCTGCCAGACCCGGGCCTGGAGGTCGACGCGCAGGCCGTAGCGGCCGCAGAATTCATCCACGCGACGCGCGACCTCGGCCTCCGGCCTCAGGAAAGGAACGCCTCCGAGGCCCAAAGCGATGTTCTCGGCCACCGTGTGCTTGGGCACGAGCATGAAATGCTGGTGCACCATGCCGATGCCCAGGCGCATGGCGTCGCGGGGGGTTGAGACGGCCGCCAGCCTCCCGTTGACGAACAGCCTGCCCGCGTCGGGCTGGTAGAGGCCGTAGAGGATGTTGACCAGCGTGGTCTTGCCCGCGCCGTTCTCTCCCAGCAGCGCGGCGACCTCGCCCGCACGCACCGAGAAGTCGATGCCGTCGTTGGCCCGGACCCCGCAGAACTCCTTGGTGATGCCCCGCAGCTCCAGGGACTCCAGGGCCATGGGCGAGCGCCTAGGAGCGCGGGATATCGCCCACCACGTTGGGCACGAACCAGTCGACGGCCAGCAAGGACGCGAGGCTGGCGCGCTCCCCCGCTTTCACGCGCAGCGTCCCCTTCTGGTCCTTGATGGGTCCGGTGAAGGGGTCGAAGGTCGGCGCGGGCGCGCAGAACTGCTCCAGGCGCTTCATGACCAGGTCGTAGACGCTGGGCTTGCCTTCGTAAAGGGCCTTCTTAAGCGGCTCGACGAAGGCGGGATTGACGGGGGTCCCGGGCTCGGCTCCCAGCAGAACCGCCTTCTCCCGCGCCATCCAGAACCAGTCCCTGTTGTCCCAGGTCCCGTCGTGGAGGGCCTTCAGGATGGCCTCGTACATGACCCCCCAGTCCACCAGCTGGCCGGAGACCACGCTCTTGGGCCCGAACTTCTGCATGGGGCTGTAGTGGCTGAAGGCGTAGACCGGCTTGCCCTTGGCCGTGGACTCCTCGGCCACCTGGATGACGGCCGGCGAGTCCTCGGTGAAGGCCAGGGCGTCGCAGCCCTCCGCGACCAAGGACTCGGCCGCCTGCTTGGCCTTGGCCGGGTCGTACCAGGAGTAGAGCCACTTCACGTAGACCTTGGCCTTGGGGTCGGTCTCGGCGATGCCCAAAGCGAATGCGTCGATGTGGCGCACCACCTCGGGGATGGGGTGGGCCGCCACGTAGCCGATCTTGTGGCTCTTGGTGAGCGCCCCGGCCATGAGGCCATTGAGGTAGTACATCTGGTAGAGCTCCGCGAAATAGGTGCCCACGTTGGTGCCGCGTTTGAAGCCGGCGCAATGCATGAACTTGGTCTGCGGATGCTTGGCGCCCGCGGCCACGGTGGCGTCCATGTAGCCGAAACTGGTGGTGAAGACGACGTCGCACTTCTCCTCGCCCACCAGGCGGTCGATGATGCGCGGCGCGTCCGCCTCGGAGACGGACTCCACGAAGACGCTCTCCAGCCAGGGGAACTTCTTCATCACGGCCAGGCGCGCGGCTTCGTGCGCGTTGGACCAGCCGTAGTCCCCCACCGGCCCCACGTAGATGAAGCCGGCCTTGAGCTTGCCCGGGGCCGCGGGCCCGGCTCCGGGCTTGCCGCAGCCCGCCAGGAGCAGAGCCGCGACGGCGCAGCGAGACAGCATCCGCGAGAATTTCATCCCTTGTCCACCTCCACCCGGGACATCATACCAAACCGGCGCGGCGAGCCGGGCCGAGGCCGGTCCGCCGCCATCCAGAGGGCGCGCAGGTAGGCGTCGCTGCGGCGCACCCCGCGGGCCAAGCGCAGACCGGCGGCAAGGATCGCGACGGCCTTGCGCATGTCGGTTTCCGCGCCTTCCGGAAGCTTCAGCCCGCCGCGCACATGCCGCAGCGCTTCGGGTGCGATCCGGGCCATGTCCCGGCGCATGTCCGCAGGCCGGTCCATGGCGGCGGCGAGCAAAGCCCGGTTCCAGTAGGCCCAATCGCCCCCCTCAAGCTCCACGGCTCGGTCCAGATCGGACCGCGCCGCCCTCAGCCGCCCCATGCGTCGATGCAGTTCGCCGCGCCACACCAAGGCTTCGGCGTCCCGGGAGCCGGGCACGATGGCCCGGTCGAGGTCGCGCAAGGCTTCCCGATAGCGGCCGCTGAGCATGAGGGCCGCCCCGCGCCAGCATACGGCGAGCCACGAACCGGCGTCGACCGCGCTTTTCAGCCGCGCCAAGGCCGCGGCGTAGTCTCCGGTCCAGAGCAGCGTCTCGCCCTCCCAGGCCAGGATGTGGGGTTCGGCCGCGCTTCCAGCCGCGGCTTGGCGCGCCTGCGCGAAGATCGCCGTGGCTTGCCGCGGCAGCCCCAGGCATAACATGGCTTCGGCCGAGTGGCAAAGGCTCAGCCAGAAGCCGGGCGCATGCGCCGCGGCGGCGGCCAGTTCGCGCCGAGCTTCCTTATAGCGGCACTGGTTCAGCAGGATGAGCCCGGCATAGTAGCGCATCCAGCCGTAGCGCCGCTGGGGCAGGCCGCGCAAGGCTGCGAACTCGGGCAGGCTCTGCGCCAGCAGGCCCAGGCTGTAAAGCACCGTGCCCTTGAAGAACCGCGGCCAGGGCGCGGCGGGGTGCCGGACCGTTTCGCGCGCCAGTGCCCGGAGCTCCGCGCGCAGGAAGCGATGGGCGGTGGGCCGCAGCCAGCTCTGGGGCCAAGGCAGGAAGAACTTGAGCCAGTCGCCCGCGCAGCCGGCATCGAGCAGCTCCTCGGCGGCGGCTCCGGCCGCGCGATAGTCGCGCAGGCAGAGCAGCGCGGTCAAGCGATGGAATCCCGCGACCTGCGGGAACCCGGGATGGCGGACGCAGAGGCGGAAATGGCGCAGCATCCTGCCGTAAGCCTCGTCCTTGCCCCAGACCCAGCCCGCTTGGAACTCCAGCTCGGCGCTCCAGAAGGCCGGTCGCCTGCGGCGCAGGCCGGCCAGGTGGCGCGCCGCGTCGGCGTAGCGGCCGCGGTCCTTGAGGAATTCGACCCAGGCCAGGTGCGGCCTGGCGTCCTCGCGGGCCAGGGCCGCCGCCCTGCGCAGATGCGCCGCCGCCAGTCGCAGGCGGCCGCGCTGCTCATGGAGCCGGCCCAGCTCGGACTGCGCCGCCGGTTCGCGCCGGGAGACCCGGTCCGCCCGGCGCAGGCAGGACTCGGCTTCGCGAGCCAGCCCCTCGCGTTCCTTCAGGCGAGACAGGGCCATGAGGCAGCGGACGCGCCGCAGGCGGACCTGGGCGGCGGACGGAGCCGTCCGCTCGGCCAGCCGCCACAGCGCTTCCGCCTCGCCCAGCCGGCCGGCCTTCTCAAGCTCCTCGGCCAGGCCGATCCGGGCGTTGGTCAGCGCGATCCGGACCTCGGGCTGCGGGCAGCCCAGAGCCAGAGCCCGTTCGAGATGCCGGACCGCGTCGCGGCAGCGGCCGTTCTTGAAGCAGAACTCGCCGTAGCGCAGCCGCGTCTGCGCCGAACCCGGCGCCAGCCGCAGGGCCGCGCGCAGGCAGGCCTCGGCCTGCGCGGGACGGCCGGCTCTCTCCAGCAGGTCTTGCTGCATCAGCCATATCTCGGGACGGCCGGAGTCGAGCCGGGCTGCGCGGCGGCAGTGGACCAAGGCCTCGTCCAGCCTGCCCCGGCCCGCGCAGAACTCGCAGAACAGCATCTGGATGTCGGGGTCGTCCGGGGCGAGCCGCTCGGCCAGGGCGAAGGCCGCGCGCGCCCTCTCCGCGCGGCCGAGGCGAGCGTGCTGCAGGCCCAATTGCACCAAGCGCTTGACTCTGGGGGAGGCCTGGGCCATGCCGCCCAAGTATAGCGGTTCTGCGGATTCCCTAACAACAGTGCTATAATCCAATCTACAAGTTTATGCCGATCCCGGATGACCAGCTGGCCCTTTGGTCCCGCCAGGGCGACCTGACCGCTGCGCAGTCGACCGCCGAAACCCTGCGCAATGCCCTGACCGACGAAGGCAACTCCTTGGTCTGGAATGCGAAGATGGAGATGTTCCTGCATGGCTCTTACGCCAACGGCACGAACCTCACCGCGGACGGGAACGTCGACATGGCGGTGATGCTCACCTCCCCGTTCTCTCAAGACTTCGGCCTCATGGCCGGGGTCGGCGGCAACAAGCAATTGCAGTCCTCCTTGGCGGATTTCCGGCTCTCCGTGCTGGGCTCGCTGCGGGCGAGGTTCGGGATGGTGAACGTCGAGGATAGGCCCGAATGCGTCTTCGTGGTCCCCGAGCCGGGCCGCCTCGGCTTGAACGTGGCCGTCATGCTCCAGCACCGGCTCTATTCCAGCTTCTCCGGCTCCGCCGGCGGCGACTATCTGGAAGGCGTGACTTACTGGACTCCGGACGGCCGGCAGATCGTGTGCTATCCGAAGACCCATCTCGCGCGCGGCGCGGCCAAGGACGCCGCCACCCATGGCTGGTTCAAGTCCGTGGTCAGGATGTTCAAAGGCGCGCGGCTCTGGATGATCAGCCAGGGCATGCTGAATGCGGATGCGGCGCCTCCTTATTTCGTGGAGTGCCTGCTCTACAACGTTCCCGACCAGTGCTTCGGGGGGTCCTGCAAGGATTCCTTCGTCGGGATCGTCAAATGGCTCGGCGGCGCCAATCCGCAGAGCTTCAAGGCCCAAAGCGGCGAAGGCCTCTTGCTCGGCAGCGGGCCCGCCCAATGGAGCGAAGCCAACGCCCGGGCTTTCCTGCAGAATCTGCTCCGTCTCTGGAGCGAGTGGGGAGCGATCAAGCCGAGGAAGCCTGCCCTCGCGACGCCGGCCTCGGCCGAGATGGGGCAAGAATACCAAGGCGATGCGGTCCCGCAGAGCCAGCCCATACCGATCCCGGAGGACCAACTCAAGGTCTGGTCGCAGGTCGACGCCGCGAGCCCGGCCCAGAGCGTTCTGACCGACCTCCAGACCTTCCTGGAGTGCGACAGCCGCTCCTTGGTCCGGGGCGCGCCGATCGAGGTCTTCCTGCAGGGCTCCCACAAGAACGGGACGTACCTGGCGGCGAGCGCGGACGCCGACATAGTCTTCGTGCTCGACTGCCCGTGGTCTCAAGACTTCGGCCTCCTGGCTCCGGCCAAGCTGGAGACGCGGCAATTGCGGGGCGCCTGGTCGGATTTCCGGTCCGCCGTAGCCGGCACCTTGCGGGAGAAATACGGGCCGGCCGCGGTGTCGGAGCATCCCAAGTGCCTGCGCGTGGCGCCCGCTCCGGGCCGCATCGGACTGGACGTGGTCGTCGGTCTCCAGCACCGGCTCTACTTGAGTTTCGGCGGCCTCACGGGCCTGCGCTATCTGGAAGGCATCGCCTTCTGGACTCCGGACGACCGGCAGATCGTGAACTATCCGAAGATCCACAGCGAGAACGGAGGGACCAAGGACTTCGCCACCAGGGGCTGGTTCCGGCCCATGGTCAGGGTGGTCAAGAACGCGCGCGCCTTGATGGCCGGCCGGGGCATCTTGCCCGCGCGCGAGGCGCCGTCCTATTTCCTGGAATGTCTGTTCTACAACGTGCCCAACCACTGTTTCGGGGGCTCCTATCAGAAGTCATTCACCGAGGCCCTCCGCTGGCTGGCCGCGGCTCGCCTGGAGAGCTTCAAGGCGCAGGACGAGATCACCCCTCTATTCGGTGCCGGGCCGGCCCAGTGGTCCGTGGCGGGCGCGAGGCAATTCGTGCAAGCGTTGGACTCGCTGTGTCAGACTTGGAGCTAGACCCGCTTCTCGACCCGGCTTAGTCCTTATCTCGCGATGCGGGGCCGTGCTCCCCGGAGCTGGCGCAGGGCTTCTCCGAGCAAGTACCGGGCGATGAGTCGATGCCCTTCGGCGTTGGGGTGGGCGTCGGCCGCGCTCACCCAAAGAGCGGCGAGGTCCTTGCGGCCGCCGCGCCGCATGTAGTCCTGGTAAAGCCCGTAGCTGTCCGCGACGTGCAAGCCCATCGCGCCCAGCCGCTCGGCGGCGGGCCGGTGCAGCAAGGTGTAGAAGGGATCGGAGCCCGGGTCGTCGTTGCGCTTGAGCCACGGGTCCCAGATGAAGGCGATGACCGGCACGCGCGCCGCCGCGGCCAGCCCGGCTAAGGCCCGCAGCTCCTCGAAATGATGCTCCCACTGCGGCCCGGCGTAGCGGTAGCCCTGCAGGGACTTCTCGGGGCGCGCGGGGTCCGCATCGGCCACGAAGGTCGTGCGCACCCCGCCCAGCCGGCGCCACCGGCGCCGAGCCAGCTTGATCAGCGCGGAATGCAGCGCATTGTCACCGTACTCCGGGTAGAGGAACCGGGCCGAGGCGTCGTCTATGGGCTCCGAGTCATTGTGGTCGTAATGCAGGATGACCAGATGGGGTCGCCAGGGCAGGACCTTGTCGCGCAGGGTGATGCGGTTCTGCTGGCTGTTGTAGCCGGGCACGGCGAAGTTCCTCAGCGCCACGGTCCTGCGCAGCGCGCGTTCCAGCAGCGGGCGCAGCTGCTCGCCATAGCTCTGCTCGAAGGGGACCTTCCAGCCGAAGGGGGTGGAGTCTCCCAGGATCGCGACCCGCAGTTCGCCCTTCTCGTCCGCGCGGCGTCCCGGGATGACGCGGCAGCAGCCGGAGGGATCGACTTCGATGCGGATCCCGCCCCAGCCCAGAACGCGCGCCCCGGGCTCCAGGTCGTAAAGCAGATCCGGGTCGGCGACGCGGCGCACGAAGGGCACGACGCTGGGCGCAGCGGCCGCCTCCCGCAGCGCGGCCGTGTCCACCTCGTTGCGGAAGAACAGCCGAGCGACGCCCTCGAGCACCAGAGCGGCGGCCGCCAGCGAGACCGCGACGGTGATCGCGGCGAGCTGTGTTTCTCGGCGGTGAGGGTGCATCCTGGCCAAGCCTTAGGGCGGCGAAGCCGGCGGTTTTTCACGCTCGATGACGTAAGCCGCGACCCTCGGCTCCAGGCGCTTCTGGACCGCGGCCAGGGACGCCTTCTTCTTGCGCAGGGCGGCGAGCCTGGCTTTGGTGCGGCCCGCGTCATAGTCGGCCTGCGCCTGGCGGAGTCCCTCCTGCGCCGGGGCCAGCTCCGAGCGGGCGAGCTGGGGGTCTGAGCCGAACTCGTCTAGGCAGGCGGTCTGGAAGGGGGCGCAGCCGTCGCTGCAGGCCTGCGGCGGCTTGATGCGCGTGACGATCTCGATGTGGCCGCTCTGGGCGCTGTAGCCGCAGGCCCCGGCCGACCAGACGACGATGGTCCCGATGGGCACGGGCCAAGAAGGCTCCGGGATGCGGCGGAGCTTGCGCTTGAGCAGGGCCGGGTTCTTCTCCACGAAGTCGGCGAAGAGCTTGGCGTGGGCGCTGGCGCCGGCGCCGTCGATGGCCTGCCGGTCCACGATGCCCGCCTTCTCCAGCGCGGCCTTGACGTAAGAGTAGCAGTAGCCGGTGAAGCCGATCTCGCCGGCCTTGGCCACCTTGGCGAGCTTGACGCCGGTGGCCAGGTCGGCCGATTCCAGCGGCGGCGCGGCGAGCTGCAGGTCGTTGGCGGCAGGCTCGGGGCGGGACGCGGGGGCCGCGCCGGCGCTGCGCACCGCAGGCACGCGCTGGCGAGGGGAATGGCCCGGCGCGACCGCGGGCGGCGCGTCCTCGGCGCCGGAGGTCCCGGCCAGCAGGCGGTCGCGCGTCTCCTGGAGCCGGCGGCCCACGTCGTCGGCCAGGCCCGCCGGGAGCTTGGCGCGAGCCTTGACGGCCGCCTCCAGGACCGGCGCGCAGGACGGGTCGGGCGGCCGCTGGGAGGAGTCCTCGGCGAGGCGCTCGGGCGAGAGATAGACGGCCTCGCAGCGGCGACGGCCGAGGCACTTCTGATAGAACCCCCGGCGGTCGTAAGCCTGGTCTCGCGCCTCGCCCTGGCAGGCCTTGACCAGCGCCTTCTCCGCGGCGTCGAGCGAGCGGCCCGAGCGGGCGTCGGGCGCGAAGCCCCGCTCCACGATGACTCCCACCTGAAGATCCTCCGCGGCTTGGTCCACCATCAGCTTGTAGACGTCGGGTGAGATGCTGCCCGGACCGCCCTGGACGCATTCGGCGCCCGCCACGAGCTGGGCCAGGGTCTTCTTCTTCGCCTGGGCCTTGCCGAGCTCGGGATCGCGGAGCGCGGCGAGCAGAGCGTCGAGGCTGTCGGGGTCCGGCATGAGCTCGTCGCGGAGGTAGGACTGGCCCGCCAACTGGAAGACCAGCTCATAGGTCTGATCGAGGGCCTGCGCGTCCGCGGCCGAGGTCTTGGGCACAGCCACGGGCTTGCGCCGCCGGCTCGCCGCACCGGCCGCCAGCGGGAGCCAAAGGACCGCGAGGAGGATGAGGATCCTGCGTGGCATAAGGGGTATTACCAAGTGTAATCCCGCCCCCGGGTTTGTCAAGAGCCCGTTGGGCTCGTTGGGCTTGCGCGCTGGGCCAGGATCGCTTTTCTCAGCAAGGCGCGCACGAGTTGGACCTTGAACCCGTTCTTGGCCAAGGGGCGGCAGGCCGCCACCGCGATGTCGCCGGCCCGGGCCGCGGTGGCTTCGTCCGGGATCCTGCCCTTGAGGAAGGCCTCGACCTCCTTGGCCCGCAGCGGGACGGGGGCCACCGCGCCCAAAGCGATGGAGGCGGACCTGAGCCGGCCGCCCTTCATGGCAAGGACCGAGGCCACGCT
The sequence above is drawn from the Elusimicrobiota bacterium genome and encodes:
- a CDS encoding ABC transporter permease, coding for MNAGLWADTLSRSCAAGTPLLLGTLGEICAERAGVLNLGVEGMMAVGAVAGFGTAAATGSPWLGLAAAAAAGAALSVVHAVVTVALKANQIVSGIALTMLGLGLSGVWGRSYVGTPLAARFGACQLPLLGDIPLLGPAFFRQDPVFYLALLLTAAISFLLWRTRWGITVRSVGENPLAADAAGVDVARVRFLCVAAGGTLAGLAGGYLSLVYIPSWIEGMTAGRGWIVIALTIFAGWDPRRAVLGALLFGGIDAAQYLFQAWVPPNFLKMLPYLATILALLAGRRTAHGEHSAPVALGLPYRKGER
- a CDS encoding ABC transporter permease — encoded protein: MPRLGFVPCEHLATPRRAAAVTLAALAAGVLLASVSFAFMGVNPVSALTRIFAGSFGSLYGWGETVTKAIPLALAGTGLCLAFQGRMWNIGAEGQLLCGAVAATGLALAAPDALPAWLMIPLLFLAGFAGGAACGAVPGWLKARFRVNEVISSLMLNYICAELVQYLVYGPWKGRQQFGFPYTNNFSAAATLPVLGATRIHWPTMVLAALLAPAAHWLLTRTKMGFEIRVMGGNPVAARYAGMDPRRTAVLVMALSGGLAGLAGTGEVAGIHHHLTYPWSISSGYGYSAIIVAWVARLDPLLVLPAALFFGGILVGGDAIQTSMHLPGSAINLFNGIILMCLIAGEFFLRYRPRWRAEAGA
- a CDS encoding ABC transporter ATP-binding protein, translated to MALESLELRGITKEFCGVRANDGIDFSVRAGEVAALLGENGAGKTTLVNILYGLYQPDAGRLFVNGRLAAVSTPRDAMRLGIGMVHQHFMLVPKHTVAENIALGLGGVPFLRPEAEVARRVDEFCGRYGLRVDLQARVWQLSAGQRQRVEILKALVRGAQALILDEPTSVLTDSEAAELFVVLKKMAAEGRMIVYITHKLEEVMELCTSVTVLRRGKVAASLVAAQTTQEDLAALMLREAPAEAPPAPAPRAPGPEVLAVSGLRVPGDMGGDAVRGVDFSIRRGEVFGVAGISGNGQRELAEALTGLRPASAGSISLGGRPARDLSPAELRARGVRHIPEERLCVGIVAGLTVAENLALTGYRRPEFGRGGSFDPGAARARAASRIREYDIRPPSPDAAAESMSGGNIQKLILARESEGEPALIVAVHPTYGLDLGACELVRRKLLEKKAQGSAVLLIGEDLDEILLLADRVAVMFEGRFMAVLDNRGLERRELMLMMGGVARA
- a CDS encoding BMP family ABC transporter substrate-binding protein — encoded protein: MKFSRMLSRCAVAALLLAGCGKPGAGPAAPGKLKAGFIYVGPVGDYGWSNAHEAARLAVMKKFPWLESVFVESVSEADAPRIIDRLVGEEKCDVVFTTSFGYMDATVAAGAKHPQTKFMHCAGFKRGTNVGTYFAELYQMYYLNGLMAGALTKSHKIGYVAAHPIPEVVRHIDAFALGIAETDPKAKVYVKWLYSWYDPAKAKQAAESLVAEGCDALAFTEDSPAVIQVAEESTAKGKPVYAFSHYSPMQKFGPKSVVSGQLVDWGVMYEAILKALHDGTWDNRDWFWMAREKAVLLGAEPGTPVNPAFVEPLKKALYEGKPSVYDLVMKRLEQFCAPAPTFDPFTGPIKDQKGTLRVKAGERASLASLLAVDWFVPNVVGDIPRS
- a CDS encoding tetratricopeptide repeat protein, whose product is MAQASPRVKRLVQLGLQHARLGRAERARAAFALAERLAPDDPDIQMLFCEFCAGRGRLDEALVHCRRAARLDSGRPEIWLMQQDLLERAGRPAQAEACLRAALRLAPGSAQTRLRYGEFCFKNGRCRDAVRHLERALALGCPQPEVRIALTNARIGLAEELEKAGRLGEAEALWRLAERTAPSAAQVRLRRVRCLMALSRLKEREGLAREAESCLRRADRVSRREPAAQSELGRLHEQRGRLRLAAAHLRRAAALAREDARPHLAWVEFLKDRGRYADAARHLAGLRRRRPAFWSAELEFQAGWVWGKDEAYGRMLRHFRLCVRHPGFPQVAGFHRLTALLCLRDYRAAGAAAEELLDAGCAGDWLKFFLPWPQSWLRPTAHRFLRAELRALARETVRHPAAPWPRFFKGTVLYSLGLLAQSLPEFAALRGLPQRRYGWMRYYAGLILLNQCRYKEARRELAAAAAHAPGFWLSLCHSAEAMLCLGLPRQATAIFAQARQAAAGSAAEPHILAWEGETLLWTGDYAAALARLKSAVDAGSWLAVCWRGAALMLSGRYREALRDLDRAIVPGSRDAEALVWRGELHRRMGRLRAARSDLDRAVELEGGDWAYWNRALLAAAMDRPADMRRDMARIAPEALRHVRGGLKLPEGAETDMRKAVAILAAGLRLARGVRRSDAYLRALWMAADRPRPGSPRRFGMMSRVEVDKG
- a CDS encoding SGNH/GDSL hydrolase family protein, with the translated sequence MHPHRRETQLAAITVAVSLAAAALVLEGVARLFFRNEVDTAALREAAAAPSVVPFVRRVADPDLLYDLEPGARVLGWGGIRIEVDPSGCCRVIPGRRADEKGELRVAILGDSTPFGWKVPFEQSYGEQLRPLLERALRRTVALRNFAVPGYNSQQNRITLRDKVLPWRPHLVILHYDHNDSEPIDDASARFLYPEYGDNALHSALIKLARRRWRRLGGVRTTFVADADPARPEKSLQGYRYAGPQWEHHFEELRALAGLAAAARVPVIAFIWDPWLKRNDDPGSDPFYTLLHRPAAERLGAMGLHVADSYGLYQDYMRRGGRKDLAALWVSAADAHPNAEGHRLIARYLLGEALRQLRGARPRIAR